Within Butyrivibrio fibrisolvens, the genomic segment AAATACCTAGTATTGGAATCAGCTATGGAATATGCGATATTTACAGGAATCAGCATCGCCTTTTTGGCGTTTATTGCATATTGTTTGTATCAATCTCTTTCCGATAAGAGAGTGGCAGTGACTGTTAATGAAAGGGATAGGTATTTTATCATCCAAAGGACTTTAGGAGCGCCTGAAACAGTATATGCCAATGAGATTACTGCCTGGTATGCCGATGTAATAACATATTTATCAAAAGGCGGTTTTAAGACCACCGATTGTATTACCATCAGGTATGGAGGTAGGAAGGTCAAAATCCCATATTATTTTGATAATTATGCAAGAATGGTCAATTCCCTTAAAAGGCTTGCAGGAAATCAGGCTCAGGGAGCACCAATAGATGAGAGCAAACTAAGTCCTGACAGTGCTATAGATTGTCTTGTAAAACAGCTCGATCCTGCAAAAACTTATGATTTTAACATAACTTATGTAACTGACTGTGCTTTTATAGGATTCAGACCTGATCATCATAAGGCTACAGCCTTGTTATACAGGCAGAATGGCAGAACTCTTCAGGAGTCATTCTTTACTTATCTTTGTTCACGTTTCGACGAGTGGGATGAAGATCTGGCAAGACAGCTAAGAGAGGTGAATTTTAATATCCGTCCTGTAAATGGTGGCTTTCCTGAGATGATCAGCTATGAGTCGCCAAAGGCAAGAAAGAAAAAAAGAGATGTTCAGGAACATGCTGAGGGGCTGTATTATTACCTTTTACAAAATCTTGGAGAGCCGGTTGGAATGTATGAAAATGCTGAACCCTTAAGTCAATATGCCGGAAAGATTTTGGGAGAGGAACTCTTATATGACGAAGTTGAGCATTTGTATTTTGTAGTATTTGATCAGTATATCCTTTGTATAGTTATGGCTGTTGACAACGATTGAACTGTTTTTTTAGGAACTCAAACTTTTCACTTGGACGTTTGAGTTAGGAAGAAAAGTGCAAGTTTGAAAGTGTTCCACTTTCAAACCCAAATTGATGACGCGAGCTCCATCAATTTGAACCATTAGTCACTCGTTTCACTCGCAACATGAGGTTAATTATGACATAATTGAAAATCCTACAGGAAGAAGCTGATTTCATGAAAACTTAATGCATATTTGTATACACAAAAACATACATAAATATTGCATTTACCTATATACATTAAAAACAATGTAGGTGTAGAATAAATCTGGCATTTGACCGATATAGATATGAGAACATGTTATATATTGTAGCAATTAGTATTATTAATGCTGGTATACATGGCATTTATTATCCGGTCAGCCAAGATTATCATTTAAGAGGTATACATACTATGTTGCGTAAAAAATTAGCATCAAGAGAAGTTCTTCAGTTTAAGCGTAGTGATATATGGAGGATAATTCTATGTATCTGCGCCGGAATACTTATGTCAGTCAACCTTCGTACATTCGTTTATACAGGAGATCTTCTTCCGGGAGGTTTTGCAGGACTTACACTCCTTCTACAGGCTATCTTCCATAAGTTCCTTGGAATAACAGTTCCATACGGCGTTATTTATTTCCTCATGAACTCAGTACCGATAGTGATAGCTTTTAAATTTATAGGCAAGAAGTTCACTCTCTATTCATGTATTACAATACTTTTAGTGACGTTCTTAACTGATATAATACCTGTCTATGCCATAACCTATGATGTGCTTCTTATCAGTATCTTTGGAGGACTCATCAACGGATTTGCAATCACCTTGTGTCTTAAGGCTGATGCGACAACAGGTGGAACAGATTTTATAGCTATAGCGATATCTGAAAGATTCGGTATTGATTCTTTTAACTATATTCTGTTCTTTAATGCAATAATCCTTACAATAGATGGTTATATCTTTGGATGGGACAAAGCGCTGTATTCGATCATCTTCCAGTTCTCATCTACACAGGTAATACATATCTTATACAAAAGGTATAAGAAGAATACGCTCCTTATCGTCACCCAGAAGCCCAAAGAGATCGCTGATATGATCTATGAGCTTACAGGCCACGGTGCTACAGATATTGAAGCTTACGGATCCTATCAGAATGCGGACAGGACGATAGTCTATTCGGTTGTATCAAGTGACGAGCTTAGAACAGTAGTGTCAGAGATACTTGACATAGATCCCGATGCTTTCCTTAATGTTATTAAGACAGAACAGCTTAGCGGTAAGTTCCATCTTCATCCTAATGATTAAAAAAACACCACACTCCCAATCATCACGGGAATGTGGTGTTTTTTATCAAATAAATGATTTTATGAATATTTCCAATCCGATTGCAATAAGTATTCCGCCTCCAAGGAAGTTGGCATATTTGTGGAGCTTGCATCCGAAGATCTTTCCAAGCTTTACACCTATCATGCAGATTATGAAGGTTACAACTGCTATGACAAGTGAACTTGCAAATGCTCTTATAGTGCTATAGTTTGCTATTGCAAATCCAACAGAGAGAGCATCTATAGAGGTTGCGATTCCCTGGATTATCAGTGTCTTAGTGCTTATTTTCTTTTCCCCTTTTGCAATGGCTTCTTCCTTTTGCTCTTTGGCATTATCTTCGCCTTTGATTCCATCTACTATCATCTGGATTCCGATGTATAGAAGGAGTAGAAGAGCAATCCACGGGATGAATTTCTGGAATGATACGAAGGCTTCCTGGATTGTGTGTACACACAGCCATCCGATCATTGGCATTGCGAACTGGAAGAAGGCATATATGCCGGCCATCTTGGCATGCCTTGAACTTGACATGCATGGCTCTTTAAGCCCGTTTGCAATGCTCACAGAAAAAGCGTCCATAGCAAGACCGATGCCAAGGCCTATACTAAGGATTAAGAATTCGATTATCATAGTCTGTACCTGCCTGTTATTTGATTTTTGATGTTGGAACATATAAATGCGTTCATACATATCTGATAGTGATGATACATCTACATGTCCTTATTACATTGCTGCAATGTGTGCTGATGTAACTTTGATGCACATAAAAAACGAGACACATGTAAAACCCCCATAGTTTATATGAAAGTTTTACATGAGTCTCGCAATTTAAAATAAGCCAGGTTCTTGCCAAAACCAGTATGTTGACTTATTACGTATCAAAATCACGCTTGCTACTCCCTCATGGAGCAAATAAAAACAAGACTTAAATTTTCATCTAAGTCTTGTTTACTTTAACATAGTTATTAGGTTATGACAAGTGTTATTTCGATAGATTACTTGCCGATCATCTTGAGGAGCTCTGACTTTGGTTTAGCACCAACACTCTTGTCTACGATGTCGCCACCTTTGAAGAATCCGATTGTAGGGATAGACATTACGCCGTACTTAGCAGCAAGATCCTGCTCATCATCAACATTGATCTTACCAACCTTGATATCGTCGTTCTCTTCTGCAATCTGATCTACAACAGGAGCCATCATCTTGCAAGGTCCGCACCAGTCTGCGTAGAAGTCTACAAGAACAGGCTTGTCAGAATTAAGTACTTCTGCTTCGAAGTTATCAGATGTAAGCTGTATTATTGCCATAAAAATTCTCCTTTTTGAATAGAAAAAATAATATTATTGGTTTCACACAATCATATTATAAACTGAAAAAAACGGAAAAAAGATACAGCAAAATTAAATTTTACACAATTTTAATAACTCTCTTGATGAAAAATAGCAATATTTAATAAAGTACTGTGTTATAATGCTAGCGTGATATAATTAGTATATTACATATCTTGGATTTGTGATTTGGGGTTTGAAAATGAAACATTTTTCAAACGTTTAGCGTAAGAGCTAAAAATTCATCATGCTGTCTATTATTATCCTGTAACGCCATGAATATCATAGTAAGACTATTGTACTTACTATTATGCCATGCACTTATTTCATTTTAGATGAACAAGACTTCTCAAAAGGTCAAGAAGAGTGGTAAGTGAAGTTATATGTAAGGAGGGCTATGTATAAAGATAAGGAAAAAGAACCAATAATAAAGAATCAAGATAATCTAAATAATAAAAATGATACCAATAATAAAAGCGATATAAATAATAAAAACAAGGCTCATAAAAAGTCACTGGATGAGTCTTTAAAGGTAAAGATCAATCCCAAAGGAAAGGCAAACAGAAACGCCCAGAACAGTGTGAACAGAATAGCCGCAATTGCTATTTTTACCCTGCTTCAGATTGTGGTACTGGGACTTATGCTGTATGAATTTAGTAATTACAGTATCTATTTTCAGATTGGATTTGGCGTTCTCTCGATCATAATCGTTCTGACTATATACGGGAGACATACCAATTCTGCCAACAAGATGCCCTGGATGATATTCATAATGTTCGTTCCTGTGTTTGGCATACTTCTGTATCTTCTTATGGGGCGACCAGGCGTAACAGCTAAGGCCAGAAAGCGTTTTGAAGAGATTGACTCCAAGATCCTTCCTTATCTCAAGCCTAGAAGGAGTATTCTTAATTCTCTTGAAATAAGTGATCCTAATATAGCTTCAAGAGTCAAATATGTGGAAGACTATGGTCACTTCCCGGTATATAAGAATACTGACTTAGTCTATTTTGATGATGCGAGGAAGGGAATTGAAGATCAGGTAAGAGAACTGGAGAAGGCCAGAAGCTTTATCTTTATGGAGTATTATGCGATTCAGGATACAGACACCTTTGAGCCGATCAAGGAAGTCTTGGCAAGAAAAGCTGCTGAGGGTCTTGAAGTTCGCGTTATCTATGATGATATAGGAAGCGGAGGCTTTATTAATAGCGGATTTATAAAGAGGATGGAAGATCTTGGCATCAAGTGCCGAGTGTTCAATCATGTAAGTCCTTTTTTCCAGGTCATTATGAACAATCGTGATCACAGGAAGATAACCGTCATAGATGGAAGAGTTGGATATACTGGCGGATATAATATTGCAGATCTTTATACACATAGGATCGAACCGCATGGATTCTGGAAGGACACAGGTGTCAGACTCACAGGAGACGGGGTGGTGACGCTTACAGCTCTTTTCCTTGAGATGTGGAATGCAGTTAAGGCCAACGATATTGATGACAATGATCTTTCAATCTTTTTTCCAAGGGTGTCTTACACAGCTATGGAGAAGGATTGCTTCGTGCAGCCTTTTGCAGATACGCCGCTGGATGAGGAGCTTCTTGGAGAGAATGTCTACATGGGGATGCTCCAAACTGCAAGGAAGTATTGCTGGTTTGTGACCCCGTACCTTGTCATAACTGATGAGCTGTGCCGCGAATTCGAGATTGCGGTTAAGAGGGGCGTTGATGTCAGGATCATAACCCCAGGCATTCCTGATAAAAAAGTTGTATACGCGATCACAAGGTCTTATTACAATGAGCTTGCAAGAAATGGTGTCAGGATCTTCGAATACACGCCGGGATTCTGTCATGCCAAGATGTGCATAGCTGATGGACAGTGCGCGACTGTCGGGACGCTTAATCTTGACTTTAGATCCTTGTATCTGCACTTTGAAGATGGCGTATATCTATACAATTGTAAAGCTATAAAAGATATAGAAGAGGACTTTAAGGAGATGTTTAAAGTCAGCACCGAAGTTACAGACAAGTATCATTCGCACAGAAGTGTGCCGCTTCGTATAAGTCAGTGTGCGCTGAGGATCGTCGCACCGCTTGTGTGATAATGGAAAATACAGGCTTAGGTAGGGAAAGATAGTTTTGGCAAAAAAGTTAAGTGAAGACAAAAGAAATATAGTTTTAAACGGTAATATATATCAGGCTGTGCTGATGCTGGCAGTGCCTGTAATGATCAATAGTTTTATTCAGTCTCTTTATAATCTGACAGATACATACTGGCTGGGAGTTCTGGGAACAGAGTACCAGTCTGCGATCACGCTTGTATCGCCTTTTCAGTCTATATTACAGAATTTTGGATCCGGTATCACCGTGGCAGGTTCTATACTTATAGCTCAGTACCTTGGTGCGCACAATGACAGGGAAGCTTCGAATATGGCGGATCATGTCTGCATCTCGACACTTATTTTCTCTGTAATATGCGCGATATTATGTTTTATCATATCTCCGCCTCTTGTGGGGTGGCTTGGTGCTACAGGACTTCAGTATGACTATTCACTTATTTATATCAGGATCGTCATTCTGGATATGCCTCTTTTGTACATGATCAATATCTATTCGTCGGTGCATCAGGCCCAGGGCGATTCTGTGCGCCCTATGCTTTTGAATCTCATAGGAGCGGTGGTCAATCTTATAATGGATCCGCTTCTTATGGTAGTACTTCATTTTGGAATAGCAGGAGCAGCTTTTGCCACATTGTTTGCAAAGCTTCCGGGAGCACTTATAGCTCTATATACTCTTACAAGAGAAGGTCAGGTCATAACTCTTCATTTCAAGGGATTTAGATTCCAAAAAGAAAAGCTCCTTAGCATAGTAAGAATAGGTCTTCCTACAGCGATAGGCCACAGTACTATGCAGTTTGGCTTCCTTCTTATGAGTAGAAGTGTACAGGCTTATGGCATGATCGCAACGACGGCTTATGGTATAGGCAATAAGATCAACTCCATCATAACTCTTCCTAATAACGGAATAGGCTCAGCTATCAGTACCATAGTAGGTCTCAATATAGGAGCAGGTGACAAAAAGAGGGCTGACAGAGGCTTTAGGATAGCTCTTAAGATGGCTTTTGTATATCTGCTTATTGCAGGACTTATCCTGTCAAGACGCCCTATAGCTGAGTTTATGGTCAGAACTCTTACATCAGATGATCAGGTTGTAGCTCTTGCTACAGACTTTTTGTGTCTGATGGCTTTCTGGTGTTTTACCAATGCTTTTTATAATGTGACTATGGGACTTTTCCAGGGAAGTGGTCATACTCTTGTGACTATGATAGTAGATGCATCAAGGTTGTGGATATTTAGATTTGCAACACTTTTCATCTGTCAACATGTGTTTGACATGGGCGTTGAGTCTGTATGGTACTCTGTAGTTGTATCCAATGCAAGCTCGGCAGTTATCCTCTTTGTCCTATATCTGACAGGACTTTGGAAAAAAGACGTTATCAAGGCCAAATAAACTGATATAATGATATAAAGCGTAAAAATAAATGACTCAAACTTCGCACTTGCCAAACATACGCCACCCTCTGAGGCAGAGCCAATGCAGCCCGTTTATAATACATTTTCGTATCTTGAATGTGTTATAATTCAGGGCAAGATATCTGGATCTTTATATTCTAGGGTCCAAACT encodes:
- a CDS encoding YitT family protein, yielding MLRKKLASREVLQFKRSDIWRIILCICAGILMSVNLRTFVYTGDLLPGGFAGLTLLLQAIFHKFLGITVPYGVIYFLMNSVPIVIAFKFIGKKFTLYSCITILLVTFLTDIIPVYAITYDVLLISIFGGLINGFAITLCLKADATTGGTDFIAIAISERFGIDSFNYILFFNAIILTIDGYIFGWDKALYSIIFQFSSTQVIHILYKRYKKNTLLIVTQKPKEIADMIYELTGHGATDIEAYGSYQNADRTIVYSVVSSDELRTVVSEILDIDPDAFLNVIKTEQLSGKFHLHPND
- a CDS encoding manganese efflux pump MntP family protein — its product is MIIEFLILSIGLGIGLAMDAFSVSIANGLKEPCMSSSRHAKMAGIYAFFQFAMPMIGWLCVHTIQEAFVSFQKFIPWIALLLLLYIGIQMIVDGIKGEDNAKEQKEEAIAKGEKKISTKTLIIQGIATSIDALSVGFAIANYSTIRAFASSLVIAVVTFIICMIGVKLGKIFGCKLHKYANFLGGGILIAIGLEIFIKSFI
- the trxA gene encoding thioredoxin, which translates into the protein MAIIQLTSDNFEAEVLNSDKPVLVDFYADWCGPCKMMAPVVDQIAEENDDIKVGKINVDDEQDLAAKYGVMSIPTIGFFKGGDIVDKSVGAKPKSELLKMIGK
- the cls gene encoding cardiolipin synthase is translated as MYKDKEKEPIIKNQDNLNNKNDTNNKSDINNKNKAHKKSLDESLKVKINPKGKANRNAQNSVNRIAAIAIFTLLQIVVLGLMLYEFSNYSIYFQIGFGVLSIIIVLTIYGRHTNSANKMPWMIFIMFVPVFGILLYLLMGRPGVTAKARKRFEEIDSKILPYLKPRRSILNSLEISDPNIASRVKYVEDYGHFPVYKNTDLVYFDDARKGIEDQVRELEKARSFIFMEYYAIQDTDTFEPIKEVLARKAAEGLEVRVIYDDIGSGGFINSGFIKRMEDLGIKCRVFNHVSPFFQVIMNNRDHRKITVIDGRVGYTGGYNIADLYTHRIEPHGFWKDTGVRLTGDGVVTLTALFLEMWNAVKANDIDDNDLSIFFPRVSYTAMEKDCFVQPFADTPLDEELLGENVYMGMLQTARKYCWFVTPYLVITDELCREFEIAVKRGVDVRIITPGIPDKKVVYAITRSYYNELARNGVRIFEYTPGFCHAKMCIADGQCATVGTLNLDFRSLYLHFEDGVYLYNCKAIKDIEEDFKEMFKVSTEVTDKYHSHRSVPLRISQCALRIVAPLV
- a CDS encoding MATE family efflux transporter — encoded protein: MAKKLSEDKRNIVLNGNIYQAVLMLAVPVMINSFIQSLYNLTDTYWLGVLGTEYQSAITLVSPFQSILQNFGSGITVAGSILIAQYLGAHNDREASNMADHVCISTLIFSVICAILCFIISPPLVGWLGATGLQYDYSLIYIRIVILDMPLLYMINIYSSVHQAQGDSVRPMLLNLIGAVVNLIMDPLLMVVLHFGIAGAAFATLFAKLPGALIALYTLTREGQVITLHFKGFRFQKEKLLSIVRIGLPTAIGHSTMQFGFLLMSRSVQAYGMIATTAYGIGNKINSIITLPNNGIGSAISTIVGLNIGAGDKKRADRGFRIALKMAFVYLLIAGLILSRRPIAEFMVRTLTSDDQVVALATDFLCLMAFWCFTNAFYNVTMGLFQGSGHTLVTMIVDASRLWIFRFATLFICQHVFDMGVESVWYSVVVSNASSAVILFVLYLTGLWKKDVIKAK